The stretch of DNA ATGGTGCCAAAACCTTACAGCGTTGTATTGATAGTGTATCTGATCAGACTTATCTCAATAAAGAGCTTATTATCATTGATGGAGGTTCTACAGATGGTACGGTAGAACTTATTAAATCCAATCAAGATAACATCACTTACTGGCAATCAGAACCGGATAACGGTATTTACCATGCATGGAATAAAGCACTGGGTCATACCACCGGAGATTGGATATGTTTCCTGGGATCTGATGATTATCTTTGGAGCAGGACTGTATTTGAAGAGATGATGCCACATATGATCAAAGCGGAATCTCAGGGTATACTGATGGTGTATGGGCAGGTTGCAAGAGTAACAGAAGATGATGAGATAAGTTGTATTGATGGTTTTTCGTGGGATTACACCTGGAGGAGCATAATTATAGATGGAATAGGCACTTTTACGCATCAAGGGATGTTTCACCATCGCAGCCTCTTTGAACGCTACGGAAAGTTTGATGAATCTTTCAAAATAGCAGGAGATTATGAACTGCTAATCAGGGCGTTTAAGGAAGGGGGAGATGCTCTTTTTATAAATGGGTTGATTGTTACAGGAATGCAAACTGGAGGAATTAC from Methanosarcinales archaeon encodes:
- a CDS encoding glycosyltransferase, whose product is MTSNPLISVIVAVYNGAKTLQRCIDSVSDQTYLNKELIIIDGGSTDGTVELIKSNQDNITYWQSEPDNGIYHAWNKALGHTTGDWICFLGSDDYLWSRTVFEEMMPHMIKAESQGILMVYGQVARVTEDDEISCIDGFSWDYTWRSIIIDGIGTFTHQGMFHHRSLFERYGKFDESFKIAGDYELLIRAFKEGGDALFINGLIVTGMQTGGIT